A genome region from Pseudomonas sp. N3-W includes the following:
- a CDS encoding AraC family transcriptional regulator yields MQMKVLDPTYELALVSPFLLQTLAEVAAHKGVDAQSLCRGLGFTLDDLQDPAQRISYRQAVAMIQRALKLLPNQGLGLWVGAANVLGTLGLLGHVLSLCKTLRDAFALGIRHQHTSGGIVVSSVEEAVDRVFVEVECRLPFADVQRFAVEEFFASLLVYGRALVGADFKPLAVEFMHAAPDYVAEYERLLGPDVRFGCLQNRMLIAAHWLDVRLPNHHALALRQAVELLELEAAQVHQKMDLIQAVERAIARDLTQGSHIEKIAGDLNMSSRTLRRRLNEHALTFETLLEQVRQTRTLSLLANPEMSIERITEEVGYSDVRSFRRAFKRWTGMSPTAFRHEA; encoded by the coding sequence ATGCAGATGAAAGTCCTCGACCCCACCTATGAACTGGCGCTGGTGTCGCCATTCCTGTTGCAAACCCTGGCCGAAGTTGCCGCACACAAAGGCGTCGATGCCCAGAGCCTGTGCCGTGGCCTGGGCTTTACCCTCGACGATCTGCAAGACCCGGCGCAGCGGATTTCCTATCGCCAGGCCGTGGCCATGATCCAGCGCGCACTCAAGCTGCTGCCCAATCAGGGGCTGGGCCTGTGGGTCGGTGCTGCCAATGTGCTGGGCACCCTCGGTTTGCTCGGGCATGTGCTGTCGCTGTGCAAGACGCTGCGCGATGCGTTCGCGTTGGGCATCCGTCATCAGCACACCTCGGGCGGCATCGTCGTGTCGAGCGTGGAGGAGGCGGTGGACCGGGTATTCGTCGAGGTCGAATGCCGACTGCCGTTCGCCGATGTGCAGCGGTTTGCCGTGGAGGAGTTTTTCGCCAGTCTGCTGGTGTATGGCCGGGCGCTGGTGGGCGCCGACTTCAAGCCGCTGGCCGTGGAGTTCATGCATGCCGCACCGGACTATGTCGCCGAGTACGAGCGCCTGCTGGGGCCGGATGTGCGTTTCGGCTGCCTGCAAAACCGCATGCTGATCGCCGCGCACTGGCTGGATGTGCGCCTGCCCAATCATCATGCTCTGGCCTTGCGTCAGGCGGTCGAACTGCTGGAGCTGGAAGCGGCGCAGGTGCATCAGAAAATGGACCTGATTCAGGCGGTAGAGCGGGCGATTGCCCGGGACCTGACCCAGGGCAGCCATATCGAAAAAATCGCCGGCGATCTGAACATGAGCAGCCGTACCTTGCGCAGGCGCCTGAACGAACATGCCCTGACCTTTGAAACCCTGCTGGAACAGGTGCGCCAGACTCGCACCCTGAGTTTGCTGGCCAACCCCGAGATGTCGATTGAACGCATTACTGAAGAAGTCGGCTACAGCGATGTGCGCAGCTTTCGTCGGGCGTTCAAGCGGTGGACGGGGATGAGCCCGACGGCGTTTCGCCATGAAGCTTGA
- a CDS encoding ABC transporter ATP-binding protein, whose amino-acid sequence MQTLIRTACKKHAALLISTVTTIIVLKVIALAPPLLLGRIVDALNSNSQSTLNLLLLLIAGFTLSGCTQAIINPLQIFFLSKLVQHVVMNASIEWIAQLMRKEFLQFSSWRVGHFIKSVERGMTAHEQLLTFFITIGLPLCLEFVIVASAFHYMGGTGIFLGMTGLGFVYLFVAHRIIRWRRKHIDAVNEQEDELSAILFNTLNTGKSIKLEGAERTASQPLNHAFGNYAKAAVTVASSGGFLSGAKILFVSLATGGLLGWGVLDQLSGEPSISVGQLVAIFSIAGSFLLNITALTEGYRVLDQFLADQRRLQFLLSSPNFDDDCRQGEITSTRDSTLVFEPCVVTDNGAVRLSIEKAIMFTQGQSVAITGPSGAGKSTLLEALAGLNACVRSQLSIDDMPISGLNAQTHLKLLRYCPQSPQFLEGSFDRSVLFGVDASPQLGEAIKRLNLEDIVAHRNLTENASNISGGEAKRLSLLRLINRPGRFNLFDEPSASIEPKLAKPVWDLLFDTFTERGLICVTHDVSHLYRFDRVIVMHDGAIVDDGPWCDLANSTAIKLLLSEHPSVV is encoded by the coding sequence ATGCAAACCCTGATCAGAACAGCATGTAAAAAACACGCGGCGCTTTTGATATCAACCGTCACCACCATCATAGTGCTGAAAGTTATAGCGTTAGCACCTCCCTTGCTACTGGGGAGAATTGTCGATGCCCTGAACAGTAATAGTCAGTCAACGCTTAACTTGCTCTTGCTGCTCATCGCAGGCTTTACCCTTTCAGGGTGCACCCAGGCGATCATTAATCCGCTGCAGATTTTCTTTTTATCCAAGCTTGTACAACACGTAGTGATGAATGCTTCCATCGAGTGGATTGCGCAACTGATGCGCAAGGAGTTCCTCCAGTTCAGCTCGTGGCGTGTCGGACACTTTATAAAATCCGTGGAACGTGGAATGACGGCACACGAACAGCTGTTAACGTTCTTCATTACCATCGGACTGCCGCTATGCCTGGAATTTGTTATCGTTGCCAGTGCTTTCCATTACATGGGCGGTACAGGCATTTTTCTCGGGATGACTGGCCTTGGCTTCGTTTATCTGTTCGTTGCCCATCGGATTATCAGATGGCGCAGAAAGCACATTGATGCGGTCAATGAACAAGAGGATGAGCTCAGTGCAATTCTGTTCAATACCTTGAACACCGGCAAATCAATCAAATTGGAAGGTGCTGAACGTACCGCATCTCAACCGCTGAACCATGCCTTCGGTAATTACGCCAAAGCAGCGGTCACCGTTGCAAGTTCGGGCGGTTTCCTGAGTGGCGCAAAAATTCTGTTCGTCAGTCTCGCCACGGGTGGATTACTCGGCTGGGGAGTCCTCGACCAGTTGTCAGGAGAGCCGAGTATCAGCGTCGGACAGCTAGTGGCCATATTCTCCATCGCCGGCAGTTTTTTACTCAATATCACGGCACTGACTGAAGGCTATCGGGTACTGGATCAATTTCTGGCTGACCAGCGCCGACTCCAGTTTTTACTGTCGTCACCAAACTTCGACGACGACTGTCGACAAGGTGAAATCACGTCCACGCGCGACTCGACACTGGTATTCGAACCCTGCGTTGTCACAGACAACGGGGCCGTCCGATTATCCATCGAGAAAGCCATCATGTTCACCCAAGGTCAATCAGTTGCCATCACCGGTCCCAGCGGCGCCGGTAAATCCACCTTGCTGGAGGCGCTGGCCGGTTTGAATGCTTGCGTGAGGAGTCAATTGAGCATCGATGACATGCCGATATCCGGGTTAAACGCCCAGACCCATTTGAAATTGCTGAGGTACTGCCCTCAATCACCGCAGTTTCTGGAAGGTAGCTTTGACAGGTCAGTCCTATTCGGCGTTGATGCGTCCCCACAACTGGGCGAAGCGATAAAACGACTGAACCTTGAGGACATCGTGGCACATCGCAACCTCACGGAAAACGCATCCAATATCTCGGGCGGTGAAGCCAAACGGTTGTCGTTGCTGCGGCTCATCAACAGACCAGGTCGTTTCAATCTGTTCGACGAGCCCAGCGCATCAATCGAGCCCAAACTGGCCAAACCAGTATGGGATTTGCTTTTCGACACCTTCACCGAACGCGGACTGATTTGTGTCACGCACGATGTCAGCCACCTGTATCGCTTCGATCGAGTCATCGTCATGCACGACGGCGCGATTGTTGATGACGGCCCATGGTGTGATTTGGCCAACAGCACAGCTATCAAGTTGCTCTTGAGTGAGCACCCGTCGGTTGTTTGA
- a CDS encoding transporter, producing the protein MAVPALATEAGVDNIGPGTDGFFMLPLDINSLPDNMVAFNVYYNHYKATKLTISSFGGKVPNVDIESTAVIPRLDYLSPLHVFGGRLAGYIAQPWLKQQVSVFGQSDTREGMGDTTLAPIILWDMGKNLTLGAALEVTVPTGEYSVDRLANTSNNFYTYKPLFSFTWLPTENTELSMKTTYSFNEKNKDTDYTSGQIFHFDYSASYKVTENLMLGLNGYYLKQTTDDKQYGKTVQFNGQDVNDGVRGQVFAIGPALHLTFLEYASAEIRWAREFDVENRPQGDMLWAKVSIPYAF; encoded by the coding sequence ATGGCCGTGCCTGCGCTGGCCACCGAGGCAGGCGTGGACAACATAGGCCCCGGCACCGACGGCTTTTTCATGTTGCCGCTGGACATCAACAGCCTTCCGGACAACATGGTTGCGTTCAACGTCTACTACAACCATTACAAAGCCACGAAGCTCACTATCAGCTCGTTTGGCGGCAAGGTGCCGAACGTCGATATAGAATCCACGGCGGTAATTCCGCGCCTGGATTACCTGAGCCCGCTGCATGTCTTCGGCGGACGCCTGGCCGGTTACATCGCGCAGCCTTGGCTCAAGCAGCAAGTGTCGGTATTCGGCCAGAGCGACACCCGCGAAGGCATGGGTGACACCACCCTCGCGCCGATCATTCTCTGGGACATGGGCAAAAACCTGACCCTCGGCGCAGCCCTGGAAGTCACCGTGCCCACCGGTGAATACAGCGTCGATCGCCTGGCCAACACCAGCAACAACTTCTACACCTACAAACCGTTGTTCTCCTTCACCTGGCTGCCGACGGAAAACACCGAACTGTCGATGAAGACCACCTACAGCTTCAACGAGAAAAACAAGGACACCGACTACACCTCGGGGCAGATTTTCCACTTCGATTATTCCGCCAGCTACAAGGTGACCGAGAACCTGATGCTGGGTCTGAACGGTTACTACCTCAAGCAAACCACCGACGACAAACAATACGGCAAGACCGTGCAGTTCAATGGCCAGGACGTGAACGACGGCGTACGCGGCCAGGTGTTCGCCATCGGCCCGGCACTGCACCTGACTTTCCTTGAATACGCCAGCGCCGAAATCCGCTGGGCCAGGGAATTCGACGTGGAAAACCGGCCGCAGGGCGACATGTTGTGGGCGAAGGTGAGTATTCCGTATGCGTTTTAA
- a CDS encoding YcaO-like family protein → MSEREFSSAEALLKIDKIIHSLNLNAVVRYTDHTQLVATADLFDNKNNLVDSGAGKGPDARVGALAESIEHFSTFLPKKDDTPAQRCDFLATQQDAESDGFMTGLPCKSETMDTYKLTTIDLTKELFVPRTLLHPLIEINSWNKASENTKFLSRYSSNSGVAFGCTKNEALLHGIHEIIERHILSRLFMAVCSIGPAIKLYTPSKTLLATALQNNTSALALAEKLQIIIIKDFMNVYFSVALPKSGPGDLHLSPIGSGCSLDICTAIQRAVTEQFQVDALYDHSQEIADRKTLDFLAGSTTLKNLIDLAPIKDLDLPVFDPPLKGLTKSVLQQLEILNNQVSATGRNIYYRIVTQYSDNGTVCQSYIPGLERFNIIRNGILVAPQRILRQTAKNS, encoded by the coding sequence ATGTCTGAACGAGAATTCAGTTCTGCTGAAGCTTTGTTAAAAATAGATAAAATCATTCACTCTTTAAATTTAAATGCCGTCGTACGCTATACAGACCACACTCAGCTTGTAGCCACCGCAGATCTTTTTGACAACAAAAATAACCTAGTAGATTCAGGAGCAGGAAAAGGCCCTGACGCGCGGGTCGGCGCTCTGGCAGAAAGCATTGAGCATTTCAGCACGTTCCTGCCGAAAAAAGATGACACACCTGCTCAGCGTTGTGATTTCCTTGCCACTCAGCAGGATGCTGAAAGTGATGGATTCATGACAGGTCTGCCTTGTAAATCCGAGACAATGGACACATACAAACTAACAACAATTGATCTAACTAAAGAACTATTCGTCCCGCGCACCCTTCTCCACCCCTTGATAGAAATCAACTCATGGAACAAAGCAAGTGAAAACACCAAATTCCTTTCTCGCTATTCGTCAAACTCGGGAGTTGCATTTGGTTGCACAAAAAACGAGGCACTATTACACGGGATTCACGAAATCATTGAACGACACATTCTGTCCCGCCTCTTCATGGCAGTTTGCTCTATTGGTCCCGCTATTAAATTATATACACCGTCTAAAACCCTGCTCGCGACGGCGCTGCAAAACAATACTAGCGCGTTGGCACTGGCAGAAAAACTGCAAATCATAATTATTAAAGACTTCATGAATGTCTATTTCTCTGTGGCATTACCTAAATCCGGCCCCGGAGACCTCCATCTATCACCTATTGGCTCGGGCTGCTCTTTGGACATCTGCACCGCCATTCAACGAGCCGTGACAGAGCAATTTCAAGTCGACGCACTATATGACCACTCACAAGAAATAGCTGACAGAAAAACACTTGATTTTCTTGCAGGGTCAACCACATTGAAAAACTTGATAGATCTCGCACCCATAAAAGATTTGGACTTGCCAGTATTCGACCCGCCACTGAAGGGCCTCACAAAAAGCGTGCTACAACAGTTAGAGATACTGAACAATCAAGTTTCGGCTACCGGCAGAAATATTTACTACCGAATCGTCACGCAGTATTCAGACAACGGCACTGTTTGTCAGTCTTATATCCCAGGCCTTGAGCGTTTCAACATCATCCGAAACGGCATCCTGGTGGCTCCCCAACGCATCCTTCGACAAACAGCGAAAAACTCCTGA